The following are encoded together in the Fusobacterium sp. DD2 genome:
- the rplN gene encoding 50S ribosomal protein L14 yields the protein MVQQQTILNVADNSGAKKLMVIRVLGGSRKRFGKIGDIVVASVKEAIPGGNVKKGDIVKAVIVRTKKELRRADGSYIKFDDNAGVIINANNEPKATRIFGPVARELRAKNFLKILSLAPEVI from the coding sequence ATGGTACAACAACAAACTATCCTTAACGTCGCTGATAACTCAGGTGCTAAAAAATTAATGGTAATAAGAGTACTAGGTGGATCTAGAAAAAGATTTGGAAAAATCGGAGACATCGTAGTAGCATCAGTTAAAGAAGCTATCCCTGGTGGAAACGTTAAAAAAGGTGACATAGTTAAGGCTGTAATAGTAAGAACTAAAAAAGAATTAAGAAGAGCAGACGGATCATACATAAAATTTGATGATAACGCAGGAGTTATAATCAACGCAAATAATGAGCCAAAAGCAACAAGAATATTTGGGCCAGTTGCAAGAGAGTTAAGAGCTAAAAACTTCCTTAAGATTTTATCTCTAGCTCCAGAAGTAATCTAA
- the rpsH gene encoding 30S ribosomal protein S8, with protein sequence MYLTDPIADMLTRIRNANAVMHEKVDVPHSTLKEKIAEILKEEGYIANYKVVTDGNKKNIRVYLKYDGKDRVIKGIKRISKPGRRVYSSVEDMPRVLSGLGIAIVSTSKGIVTDKVARRENVGGEILAFVW encoded by the coding sequence ATGTATTTAACAGATCCAATTGCTGATATGTTAACAAGAATCAGAAATGCAAATGCAGTAATGCATGAAAAAGTAGATGTACCTCATTCAACTTTAAAGGAAAAAATCGCAGAAATTCTTAAAGAAGAAGGATATATTGCAAATTATAAGGTTGTAACTGACGGGAACAAAAAGAATATAAGAGTTTACTTAAAATATGACGGTAAAGATAGAGTTATCAAAGGAATCAAAAGAATTTCTAAACCTGGAAGAAGAGTATATTCTTCAGTAGAAGATATGCCAAGAGTTCTATCAGGATTAGGAATTGCCATAGTATCTACTTCTAAAGGAATTGTTACTGACAAAGTAGCTAGAAGAGAAAACGTAGGTGGAGAGATTCTTGCATTTGTTTGGTAA
- the rplR gene encoding 50S ribosomal protein L18, producing MFKKVDRQAVRTRKHLSIRNKISGTADRPRLSVYRSNNNIFAQLIDDVNGVTLVSASTIDKALKASIANGGNLDAAKAVGKALGERAAAKGIKNVVFDRSGYKYMGRIAALAEAAREAGLSF from the coding sequence TTGTTTAAGAAGGTAGATAGACAAGCTGTAAGAACAAGAAAGCACTTATCAATCAGAAACAAGATTTCTGGTACAGCTGATAGACCAAGACTTTCTGTATATAGATCAAACAACAATATCTTTGCTCAATTAATAGATGATGTAAATGGAGTAACTCTAGTATCAGCATCAACTATTGACAAAGCGTTAAAAGCAAGTATTGCAAATGGTGGAAATTTAGATGCTGCTAAAGCTGTAGGTAAAGCTTTAGGAGAAAGAGCAGCAGCTAAAGGAATAAAAAATGTTGTATTCGATAGATCAGGATACAAATACATGGGAAGAATAGCCGCTCTTGCTGAAGCAGCTAGAGAAGCAGGACTAAGCTTCTAA
- the rpsC gene encoding 30S ribosomal protein S3 — MGQKVDPRGLRLGITRTWDSNWYADKKEYAKYFHEDVKIREYIKKNYYHAGIAKVKIERTSPSNVVILVYTAKAGIIIGRKGAEIDNLRANLEKMTGKKVTVKVQEVKEFNKDAVLVAESIATAIEKRVAYKRAMNQAIMRAMRAGAKGIKIMVSGRLNGAEIARAEWAVEGKVPLHTLRADIDYAVATAHTTYGALGIKVWIFHGEVLPTKKEGGEA, encoded by the coding sequence GTGGGACAAAAAGTAGATCCTAGAGGACTAAGACTTGGAATTACAAGAACTTGGGATTCTAACTGGTATGCAGATAAAAAGGAATACGCTAAGTACTTCCATGAAGATGTAAAAATCAGAGAGTATATCAAGAAAAACTACTACCATGCTGGAATAGCAAAGGTTAAGATCGAAAGAACTTCTCCTTCAAATGTAGTAATCCTTGTATACACTGCTAAAGCAGGAATAATCATCGGAAGAAAAGGTGCTGAAATAGATAACTTAAGAGCAAATCTTGAGAAAATGACAGGTAAAAAAGTTACTGTTAAAGTACAAGAAGTAAAAGAATTTAATAAAGATGCTGTTCTAGTAGCAGAAAGCATCGCTACAGCAATCGAAAAGAGAGTAGCTTACAAAAGAGCTATGAATCAAGCTATAATGAGAGCTATGAGAGCTGGAGCAAAAGGAATCAAAATAATGGTTTCAGGAAGACTAAATGGAGCAGAAATAGCAAGAGCTGAATGGGCAGTTGAAGGAAAAGTTCCTTTACATACATTAAGAGCTGACATTGATTATGCAGTTGCAACAGCTCATACAACTTATGGAGCTCTTGGAATTAAAGTATGGATTTTCCATGGTGAAGTTCTTCCAACTAAGAAGGAAGGAGGAGAAGCGTAG
- the rpsN gene encoding 30S ribosomal protein S14 — translation MAKKSMIARDARRAALSEKYAEKRAELKKRVAEGDMEAMYELNKLPKDSSAVRMRNRCQLDGRPRGFMREFGISRVKFRQLAGAGVIPGVKKSSW, via the coding sequence ATGGCAAAAAAATCAATGATCGCTAGAGATGCTAGAAGAGCTGCTTTAAGCGAGAAATATGCTGAAAAAAGAGCTGAACTAAAGAAAAGAGTAGCTGAAGGAGATATGGAAGCTATGTATGAATTAAACAAACTTCCAAAAGACTCTTCTGCAGTTAGAATGAGAAATAGATGTCAGTTAGACGGAAGACCAAGAGGATTCATGAGAGAATTTGGAATTTCAAGAGTAAAATTCAGACAGCTAGCAGGAGCTGGAGTTATACCAGGTGTAAAAAAATCATCTTGGTAA
- the rplX gene encoding 50S ribosomal protein L24: MAKPKIKFIPKSLHVKAGDMVYVISGKDKGKTGKVVKVFPNKGKVVVEGINVVTKHIKPTPINPQGGVVTKPAPIFSSKVMLFDEKAGKPTRIGFKMVDGKKVRYSKVSGEVL, encoded by the coding sequence GTGGCTAAACCTAAAATTAAATTTATACCAAAATCTTTACATGTAAAAGCTGGAGATATGGTTTATGTAATTTCTGGTAAAGATAAAGGAAAAACAGGTAAAGTAGTTAAAGTTTTCCCTAATAAAGGAAAAGTTGTAGTTGAAGGAATAAATGTAGTAACTAAACATATAAAGCCAACTCCAATAAACCCACAAGGTGGAGTTGTTACTAAACCAGCTCCTATATTCTCATCTAAAGTAATGTTATTTGATGAGAAAGCTGGAAAACCAACAAGAATTGGATTCAAAATGGTAGATGGTAAGAAAGTAAGATACTCAAAAGTATCAGGAGAAGTTCTATAA
- the rplP gene encoding 50S ribosomal protein L16 codes for MLMPKRTKHRKMFRGRMKGAAHKGNTVAFGEYGLQALEPHWISNRQIEACRVAINRTFKREGKVIIRIFPHKPITARPAGVRMGKGKGNVEGWVAVVKPGRIMFEVSGVSEEVANVALRKAAMKLPVRCKIVKKENGGEN; via the coding sequence ATGTTAATGCCAAAAAGAACAAAACATAGAAAAATGTTTAGAGGTAGAATGAAAGGTGCAGCTCATAAAGGGAACACAGTAGCATTCGGAGAATACGGACTACAAGCTTTAGAGCCACACTGGATATCAAATAGACAAATAGAAGCATGCAGAGTTGCTATCAACAGAACTTTCAAAAGAGAAGGAAAAGTTATTATAAGAATATTCCCTCATAAACCTATTACAGCAAGACCTGCTGGAGTGAGAATGGGTAAAGGTAAAGGAAACGTTGAAGGTTGGGTAGCAGTAGTTAAACCAGGAAGAATCATGTTTGAAGTTTCTGGTGTAAGTGAAGAAGTAGCAAATGTAGCTTTAAGAAAAGCAGCTATGAAACTTCCTGTTAGATGTAAGATTGTTAAGAAAGAGAATGGTGGTGAAAACTAA
- the rpsQ gene encoding 30S ribosomal protein S17 has product MRNERKVREGIVVSDKMDKTIVVAFETMALHPIYKKRVKSTTKFKAHDENNVAKTGDRVIIMETRPLSKDKRWRLVEIVEKAR; this is encoded by the coding sequence TTGAGAAACGAAAGAAAAGTTAGAGAAGGAATAGTTGTTTCAGACAAAATGGATAAAACTATCGTTGTTGCATTTGAAACAATGGCTTTACACCCAATCTATAAGAAGAGAGTAAAAAGCACTACTAAGTTTAAAGCTCATGATGAAAACAATGTAGCTAAAACTGGAGATAGAGTTATAATTATGGAAACTAGACCATTATCAAAAGATAAAAGATGGAGACTAGTAGAGATTGTTGAAAAAGCTAGATAA
- the rplO gene encoding 50S ribosomal protein L15 encodes MKLNELMPSVQRKARKRVGRGESSGLGRTCGKGANGQKSRSGKGVKPYFEGGQMPIYRRVPKRGFSNALFKREYAIVTLAMLNKFEDGAEVTPEILVENGIVRDLKDGIKVLGNGTLEKKVTVKAHKVSASAKAAIEAKGGSVEIIEVNTFVNASTENK; translated from the coding sequence ATGAAATTAAACGAATTAATGCCTTCTGTACAAAGAAAAGCTAGAAAAAGAGTTGGAAGAGGAGAATCTTCAGGTCTAGGAAGAACTTGCGGAAAAGGTGCAAATGGTCAAAAATCTAGATCAGGAAAAGGAGTTAAACCTTACTTCGAAGGTGGACAAATGCCTATCTATAGAAGAGTTCCAAAAAGAGGTTTCTCTAACGCATTATTCAAAAGAGAATATGCTATAGTTACATTAGCTATGTTAAATAAATTTGAAGATGGAGCAGAAGTTACTCCAGAAATCTTAGTTGAAAACGGAATCGTTAGAGACTTAAAAGATGGAATCAAAGTTTTAGGAAACGGAACTTTAGAGAAAAAAGTAACAGTTAAAGCTCACAAAGTTTCTGCTTCTGCTAAAGCAGCTATCGAAGCTAAAGGTGGATCAGTAGAAATAATTGAAGTTAATACTTTTGTTAACGCATCAACTGAAAACAAATAG
- the rpsE gene encoding 30S ribosomal protein S5 translates to MSKLANREEKQYQEKLLKISRVSKTTKGGRTISFSVLAAVGDGEGKVGLGLGKANGVPDAIRKALASAKKNIVDISIKGGTIPHETECKWGGTTLWMAPAYEGTGVIAGSATREILELVGVRDILTKIKGSRNKHNVARATIEALKSLRTAEQIAAARGKEVKDILS, encoded by the coding sequence TTGTCTAAGTTAGCAAATAGAGAAGAAAAACAATATCAAGAAAAATTACTTAAAATTTCAAGAGTTTCTAAGACAACTAAAGGAGGAAGAACAATATCTTTCTCAGTTTTAGCAGCTGTTGGAGATGGAGAAGGAAAGGTTGGTTTAGGATTAGGAAAAGCTAATGGTGTTCCTGATGCTATAAGAAAAGCCCTTGCTTCTGCTAAGAAAAATATAGTAGATATTTCTATAAAAGGAGGAACTATCCCACACGAAACTGAATGTAAATGGGGTGGAACTACTTTATGGATGGCACCAGCTTATGAAGGAACTGGAGTTATCGCTGGATCAGCAACAAGAGAAATATTAGAACTTGTTGGTGTACGTGACATTTTAACTAAAATAAAAGGATCTAGAAACAAACACAATGTTGCTAGAGCTACAATAGAAGCTTTAAAATCTCTAAGAACTGCTGAACAAATTGCAGCTGCTAGAGGTAAAGAAGTTAAAGATATCTTAAGCTAG
- the secY gene encoding preprotein translocase subunit SecY: MTLMEKFNMKLSSIMKIPELRERIVFTLLMFLVARVGTYIPAPGVDVDRLATMTAQSDILGYINMFSGGAFKRVSIFALGIVPYINSSIVFSLLAVIVPKIEEIQKEGESGRNKITQWTRYVTIAVAVVQSFGVCLWLQSVGLVTSPGTLFFLTTIVTLTAGTVFLMWIGEQISIKGIGNGVSLLIFLNVISGGPSNIVQTIQSMRGSKFLIPVLLLIGLAGILVVTGIVIFQLGERKIPIHYVGKGFSGRGGMGQNSYIPLKLNSAGVMPVIFASVVMMIPSALVNVIPSEYTIKTTLSMIFNQNHPVYMILYAIVIIFFSFFYTAIVFDPEKVADNLKQGGGTIPGIRPGTETVEYLEGVVTRITWGGAVFLAVISILPYAIFTSFGLPVFFGGTGIIIVVGVAIDTVQQINAHLVMREYKGFI, from the coding sequence TTGACTTTGATGGAAAAATTTAATATGAAATTGAGTAGCATTATGAAGATTCCTGAGCTAAGGGAGAGAATCGTCTTCACCTTGTTAATGTTTCTAGTTGCTAGAGTGGGAACTTATATTCCTGCTCCAGGGGTTGATGTAGATAGACTAGCGACTATGACTGCACAAAGTGATATTTTGGGTTATATAAACATGTTTTCTGGAGGAGCTTTCAAAAGGGTATCTATATTTGCTCTTGGGATAGTTCCTTACATTAACTCATCGATTGTATTTAGCTTATTGGCTGTAATTGTCCCTAAGATTGAAGAGATTCAAAAAGAGGGAGAATCAGGACGTAACAAGATCACTCAATGGACTAGATATGTAACAATCGCAGTAGCGGTGGTACAATCATTTGGAGTATGCTTATGGTTACAATCTGTTGGATTAGTAACTTCTCCAGGAACATTATTCTTCTTGACTACAATTGTTACCCTAACAGCAGGAACTGTGTTCTTGATGTGGATAGGAGAGCAAATATCAATCAAGGGAATTGGGAACGGAGTATCTCTACTTATTTTCTTGAACGTTATATCTGGAGGACCTTCAAATATAGTTCAGACTATTCAAAGTATGAGAGGAAGTAAATTCCTTATTCCAGTATTATTATTGATTGGATTAGCTGGAATTTTAGTTGTAACAGGGATAGTAATTTTCCAATTAGGAGAAAGAAAAATACCTATCCATTACGTAGGAAAGGGATTTAGTGGAAGAGGAGGTATGGGTCAAAACTCATATATTCCATTGAAACTAAACAGTGCTGGAGTAATGCCTGTTATCTTTGCATCAGTTGTAATGATGATACCATCAGCTTTAGTAAATGTAATCCCATCTGAGTATACTATTAAAACTACATTGTCAATGATATTTAATCAAAATCACCCAGTGTATATGATATTGTATGCTATAGTAATCATATTCTTTTCATTCTTCTATACAGCTATTGTATTTGACCCTGAAAAGGTTGCAGATAACTTGAAGCAAGGTGGAGGAACAATTCCAGGAATTAGACCTGGAACAGAAACAGTAGAGTATTTAGAAGGTGTCGTAACAAGAATTACTTGGGGCGGTGCTGTGTTCTTAGCAGTTATATCAATACTTCCATATGCGATATTTACTTCATTTGGACTTCCAGTATTCTTTGGAGGAACAGGAATAATCATCGTAGTTGGAGTTGCAATAGATACTGTTCAACAAATAAATGCTCACTTAGTAATGAGAGAATACAAAGGATTTATATAG
- the rplE gene encoding 50S ribosomal protein L5, whose amino-acid sequence MSKYVSRYHKLYNDVVAPALMKELGLSNIMECPKLEKIIVNMGVGEATENSKLMEAALADLTTITGQKPIVRKAKKSEAGFKLREGMPIGAKVTLRKERMYDFLDRLVNVVLPRVRDFEGVSANAFDGRGNYSLGLRDQLVFPEIEFDKVEKLLGMSITMVSSARNDEEGRALLKAFGMPFKK is encoded by the coding sequence GTGTCTAAATACGTTTCTAGATATCATAAATTATATAACGATGTTGTAGCACCTGCTTTAATGAAAGAATTAGGACTATCAAACATCATGGAATGTCCAAAACTAGAAAAGATAATTGTTAACATGGGAGTTGGAGAAGCTACAGAAAACTCTAAACTTATGGAAGCAGCTTTAGCTGACTTAACAACAATTACTGGACAAAAACCAATAGTAAGAAAAGCAAAAAAATCTGAAGCTGGATTCAAATTAAGAGAAGGAATGCCAATCGGTGCAAAAGTAACTTTAAGAAAAGAAAGAATGTACGATTTTCTAGATAGATTAGTTAATGTGGTTCTTCCAAGAGTAAGAGACTTTGAAGGAGTTTCAGCTAATGCATTTGATGGAAGAGGAAACTACTCTTTAGGATTAAGAGATCAACTAGTATTCCCAGAAATCGAATTCGATAAAGTTGAAAAACTTTTAGGAATGTCTATCACTATGGTTTCTTCTGCAAGAAATGACGAAGAAGGAAGAGCTTTACTTAAGGCTTTCGGAATGCCTTTCAAAAAGTAA
- the rplF gene encoding 50S ribosomal protein L6, translated as MSRIGKKPIVVPSGVEVTINGNVVTVKGPKGTLTKEFNSMLQIKEVKGEDHHKSVTEIVIERPNDLPEVRALHGTTRSLLHNMVVGVSEGFRKTLNLVGVGYRAAAKGKGLELSLGYSHPIVIDEIPGITFTVEKNTTIHIDGAEKELVGQVAANIRAKRAPEPYKGKGVKYSDEHVRRKEGKKA; from the coding sequence ATGTCAAGAATAGGTAAAAAACCTATAGTAGTACCTTCTGGGGTTGAAGTAACTATAAACGGAAACGTTGTTACTGTAAAAGGACCAAAGGGTACTCTAACAAAAGAATTTAATTCAATGTTACAAATAAAAGAAGTTAAAGGTGAAGATCACCACAAATCTGTAACTGAAATAGTTATAGAAAGACCAAATGACTTACCAGAAGTAAGAGCCCTACACGGAACTACAAGATCATTATTACACAATATGGTTGTTGGAGTTTCTGAAGGATTCAGAAAAACTTTAAACTTGGTAGGAGTTGGATACAGAGCTGCAGCTAAAGGAAAAGGACTAGAGTTATCTTTAGGATATTCTCACCCAATTGTAATCGATGAGATTCCTGGAATCACATTCACAGTTGAAAAGAATACAACAATCCACATTGATGGAGCTGAAAAAGAACTAGTTGGACAAGTTGCTGCAAATATCAGAGCTAAGAGAGCTCCAGAACCTTATAAAGGAAAAGGAGTTAAGTATTCTGACGAACACGTTAGAAGAAAAGAAGGTAAAAAAGCTTAA
- the rpmD gene encoding 50S ribosomal protein L30 produces the protein MVKLRIELVKSIIGRKPNHIATVKSLGLKKMNDVVELVETPELKGKLAQVSYLLNVEEVQA, from the coding sequence ATGGTAAAGCTTAGAATAGAGCTTGTAAAAAGCATAATCGGAAGAAAGCCTAACCACATAGCAACTGTAAAGTCGCTAGGGCTTAAGAAGATGAATGATGTAGTAGAGTTAGTAGAAACTCCTGAGTTAAAAGGAAAACTAGCTCAAGTTTCTTACTTACTTAATGTAGAGGAGGTGCAAGCATAA
- the rpmC gene encoding 50S ribosomal protein L29, translating to MRAKQIREMSTEDLVVKCKELKEELFNLKFQLSLGQLTNTAKIREVRREIARINTILNER from the coding sequence ATGAGAGCTAAACAAATAAGAGAAATGTCAACTGAAGACTTAGTTGTTAAGTGTAAAGAACTAAAAGAAGAATTATTCAACTTAAAGTTCCAACTTTCATTAGGTCAACTTACTAACACTGCTAAAATTAGAGAAGTTAGAAGAGAAATTGCAAGAATAAATACAATTTTAAATGAAAGATAA